The stretch of DNA ATCTCCGCCCATCTTTTACCTGGTTGCGTCTCCAAACTGGCTCATTTCTGCGCACACTCCGGCTCTCCTGGCTGCAGAAATGGGAACCAGCAGACCTTTGGCTCTCCTGCCACTCATTGGTAATGTTTgtgcttgtgtgtttgtttttgtcagagATGTAGATTGATGTGTAGATAGTAGGCGGTTAGTCTGTCAGCTTTGAAAACGTGGGTAGGCGACTGCAAACCTGCAATTACTCAACTGTAAACTCTTTTATGGACATAAGAAGTTTActgaagctgtttttttttactttttctccgACACTTTAAGTTGCTGTAAAAACCTTCTCAGTTTAATGGATTctaatgttttcatttcttttctaaaacatttaataatctCCCCGTATGACAATGTGTGTCAAACATTAAATGTCTCCTGTTGACCTTGACAACATGTCTTTTTATTTAGCACAAATATGAACTAAGGTTTTCCTTTTGAAACCACAAATACTCAAAGGTgacttgatatttttttattttacttttattattttattggaaATAAGAAAATCTACTCTCCCCACTGACAAGCCAGATCTGGTATGTTTGACACCATTTTAGTGTTTATTGGATTTAATACGTGTACAAGGGTTTCTGGAAATAAGCAGCTCAGCCTCAAATGACAGAAATGGTGTTTGTTATGTTGATAACTGGTGCTTTCCCGTTTTGCTGCAATAGCTGAAATCAAGTGTGAGCAATAAGTGATGACAAGTCTTTAGCATTGCTGTGAAGCAATTTTTTGCAGAATGGTTTTAACTCAGCCATATTTGAGTCTTTTTGAGCATGAACTGCCTGTTTACTGTCACATTGCACCGTCTTCATTGGATAGAATTCCAGACTTTGATCTGGCCTCTTCAAAAACgtcatttggttttatttgagcCATTCAAAGTGCATTTGCTGGTATGTTTTGGTTCATTTTCCTGCTGCACAACCCAAGAGCGCTTGAGCTTTAAGGTACAAACTGATGGCTGGATGTTCACCTTCAGGATTTTCTAGTAGATTGCATAATAAGTTGTTTTAGTGGTCCAGGTCTTCAAACAGTGAAGCAGCTCTATTATcacactgccaccaccatgcttcattGTTCgtatgatgttctttttctgaaatgcTGTTATTTTTACACCAGATGTAATGATTTTTGCGTCATTGCTCCATGTTTCTTGGCTAATGTGAGATGATTCTTTTTTGTCAGCAGTGGTTTTCACATCGGAACTCTCCCGTGGATGTCATTTTTGCCCCGTGTCTTTCCTACGGTTGAGTAGTAACACTGAGCTAAACTGAGGCCAGTGAGACCTGCCTTTCTTTGGATGTCGTTATGGGATCATTGGTGACCTCCTTCATGGTTGGTCAACCACTTTTAGGAAAGTTCACCACTGTTCccagttttctccatttgtAGATAATGGCTCTAAACGTGGTTGGCTGTAGTCCCAAAGCATCGGAAATGGCTTTGTAAACTAGATTTCAATTACTTTGTTTCTCATCTGTTCTGAAACTTCTTTGGATTCTGTTTCCAATATTACAATTGGTGATTTAAACGtgataaatatgaaaaaaatcaggaATCAGGATGGGGGCAAATACTTTTTTACGACACTGTATACGCAGTAGAGTAAAACGTATACAGAAGTGTATATattaaaaagtacacaaagtgataaatatgaaaaagaaaaattaaacacTGCATAATACAAAACAGGATATAATTTCTGCTTTACAATGATAGGAAAAGCTGATACCAAAGGATCAAAAAGCGATGTTTGTAGGCTACTAGGCGCTAACCAGGTTAGCTTGTTACCAGATGTGAAATTAGCCAAATCACTGCTACTGTGcaaagatatttatttatttaaaggttCATTTAGAAGTGACAGAACAATACTCATTATTACAACAACATATGGACAAGTGATCAATTATTCATTGGTCTTATAGCTCCATGCTAGGCTACACATGGAGAAGACAATGAAATACACACATATAGCTTTATATATCTACACAAAATTGTGCAACTTACTGATACATTTCATGATTAAAATAGTCGTTTTTGTATAAAGAATCACATAATATCTAATATCTTTTTatcttatataaatatattagttTCATAGTAACACACATTGAGAGACTTTTccttattgatttattattgttttaaaagaagtaaacatctttaaatgtatgtatttaattCATATGCAGCTTACAGTCAGTCAGTCTTGTCTTGAATTTTCTCATTTGAGATTAAGCTTTGAAAGCTGGCTCAAAACAACACTTTGATTAATGAGCTGATGCTCATTCTGAGCCCAGTGCCTGCAGGGTTGTGAAGGATGTAGGAAATAAAagcttgaaaatatttttagaaaaaaaccccaactgTAATCCGTTATTAATTTGTCTTACTGCTTTTGCTCATGTAAAAAATTTGGTAGGTGTCGTTTccgtattttacatttttatttatttttattcatttgtttcgAGCTAGACAATaatacaaacacataaaaaggtagtacaaaaaaaaagagatataTTCTCTGCAAATCATGTCAGTATCTGGCTCATGAAACAAGatactaaaataaaacatgtccaAAATGGAGTGGGATGAAGTAAAAGTTATAGCTTTGCTTTTTAGCGAAACTAAGAGAAAACTGtgaaaatgatctttgattcaAATTAATTATTGGcgaaatatataatttaactgATTAAATAGTTCTGTATTGTAGTAAAGATGTGTTTATGAGCTACGTCAGAAACAACCCCTAACCTGGGTGGAGattaaaaacagaagtaaatatATTTGCAGCCATGACAACCCACAGAAACAAAGTGAGGTGCAATGACCAGCTTTTACAACCAGACTCTGAACCAGTCGTAGCCTGAACGTGTTCTGCATCCTTTAGCTTCATGTGTTCACTGTCCCTTCACTGGAATGTGGGCGTCTGTGCAGACAAAGCTGGGCAGGCTGCGACAGGAAAGGCCTGTGATGCAGGCGATGCATAGGAACATTCACAGGTCACCTATTTAACACTTCCTAATGGATATGAatgactttttaaaagaaaaaaaagtcatgtaTGTGCATGTGAGGATGAAAACAGGGGTGAGGAGTCATGTGTGGGATTTCATGCTTTACTTAAAGATCTGACAGTAAGAATGTTCCAGGTTCAAATCCTCTGGCTAATGAGGCCTGGTTGTCTGCATTATttcctttttctgtcagtttccCACAAATATATTGTATATGTGAATTTACGTATTGGAATGTGTTTGGCCTTTGAATAGGACATTGTACAGAGGGTAGGGACTGATTTTGGTCACATTCAGCTTTGCTCATTTTAGATGTGCAGTGTTGGGCTGGATACTGAAAAATTGTAACTACCAGGCTaggtaattccagcaagttcattttgtcttctttttttaattactttgaagGGAGAACTCAGAAATAACACAtgaaagcgatcagtagatgcctctgaggaagactgacaattGGCAGTTGCAACATTTCaaggagatcaaagcaaatttcAAAGCAAAttgcctcaaaaaaaagttgtctgaataaatgaaaccttaacatattactaAGATAGGTATTGGTGTCAGTTTCATCACtaaagtaattcagttacttttCTAAAtagcaattattatattaaaaagtAATGCGCACTTATACAACATAATAGCCACTTTGCAAAGAAAAACGTTCCAATATTTCAACACTTGTCCTTATGGCCTTCATTTCACTACTGTTACTCTATGTGAAGGAACCCGTTAAAGGTGGGATGATATATATCTTGCAACAGTATATTGCGATAAACGAGTAGTATCACGATATTActaaagaatagaatagaatatgaAAAGAATAAGACTTTATAGTCATTgcagaaaaacaatgaaattgcACATGCCCCTCCTAACAACATTCACTTTAAAAAGTTAATCAGTATAAAAATGCACGAGTACAAGTGCATgagaataaaatattaaaaaaataagagacaaattaaaaaagaaaataaaacatctcTACTACATCTGTCTTAAGTTCGTGTATTTGCAGGAAACACAGTCAATATCCAAAGGTCTGAATTGTTGCCATTAAATGTAGACATgctgacattgttggaaaagaaCATGTCTGTATTATAAATATGGGCTGTGTAGATTGTTctacttaaatgttttttaaaacctGTTATGCAAATGTACAGGTTTTAATTAATGCacagataaatattttttgaaaaatgtcataataatgatagtttaattttagactggcatgaaCTTGCAGTCTTTATTTTTGCATTCTATTTGCAGAGTGGAACTTTTTGCACTttgaatagtttaaaaaaaaaacaagtcttattcaaaaaaagaagaaaaagaatgtTTATAGTGAGTTTAAAATGTCATACCTAAGTAAGTATGTCCAGTgtaaaagttcaataaatgcaGTTATTTTTCCAAGAACAAGGTTTTTGGTCctttttcccttttcaaaacattgcatcgtatcgtgaactctgtgtatcgtcccaccccgAGTATTGGATAACtccatatttatttctataaataaCTTGCACTGCAGATGAAGTAACTCCTAACAGTCTAATACTTAATGTTTAcacatttgtcatgtttttttctgctccTCAGGTGTTGCACTGATCTGGCCGTGTGTTTTCACTAAAAGTTTCTCTCCCAGACTTCACGCTGCAGACGGCAGCTCTTTATCTGCAGGTAGTCACTATTATTTATGATCACACATGATAACTAAGATGCTTCTGTGATTTCACTATCATACATTTTCCACATGaggtaaacaaaacaatatttcattctttggaactgaaaaatgtatgtGTAAAAACCTCTGTAATAGGTTAAATATCAAGTTGTGAAGTAAAACTTTCAGTTAAATttgtgagaatgtttttttaattaaagcctTTAGTTTAAGTGGATTTGcaataaagaaatgtttttctaaACATCAGTTTGCATCTGGTCTTGAAGTGCAGAGTGAAGAGCGCCACCATGTGGTGAAGCGGTCATCTCAACCCTGCAGCGACTCCTTTGACAAATACTGTCTGAACAAAGGCCAGTGCATGTTTTTAGTGGAGGTCAATGAACATCACTGCAAGTAAgtaagtgtgtatgtgtgtgtgtaagtatgTGTGTTATGATTAaaatgtgtgatgtgtgtgtattaCAGATGTGAGAGGGGTCACTACGGCCCCAGATGTGAGACTCTAGAACTCGTTGTTCAGCCAATGGGGGAAGAGCAAACTATTGCTATTATCTTCTGTGTGTGTCTCCTGATTGTTGGCGTGGCAGGAGCGTTGTACTTCTGCTGTAAATGGTAAGAATTTACACCTAACGTCTTTGTTTTAGATGCTGATTAACTGTTCTTACAGGTAATGaacacacaataatgttaaataacATCCAGATACTGGAAGTTCAGGTTATCTTGGAAAAATGGGCAAAAGCACTCACTTCTTGAAGGTTTTTTGACAATCCAAAGGccgtaaaatctaaataaatcaaagcgGCAAAGTTATGTGTCAACAGGCTCTCTTAAACTGATGTAAAATCCTGCAAGTACAAAACAACATTCACAAActattgcattttgttttgcatttaagaaaaaacacataTCAACCAGATACAGCATATTTTACACATATGAAGAAACACAtcttaaatttaaaagaaaatccttaaagtacaaaaaaatctattctaCAACAACAATTAACTGTCATATCACTTTTGGCTCTAATTTTCCGCCTTGCGCATCCACACACAAATGCcaataaactgtttaaaaaatgtcctattttttaatttgaagatttttttttttttgtaatttaagaCATTCTTTGTATGTGTAAAACACGTTGCATTTGTTTGAtaggtatgtttcttatttgccAAACAAAATGAATCACTTTGTGAATgatgttttgtatttgtaagCCACACTGAGTTGTTTGTGTCTCGTTGGGTGtgagtaaaacatgtttaatgtatttgtgAGGCATCCATATTTAACTCTTTAAACtctgaatgtgttttttaaaaaaaaaaaaaaaggaaagaagtcTACTGTTGTGTTGAGTTTTTGGCATTTTGCAAAACATGTATAAACGCATTGTTTTGTCCTTGCAGGTGTAAGAAGAAAAAGTTCCCAGTTCAGTCGAAGCGTCATGGTTACAAAGGAGTCCAGACAGCTTAGAAAACTCAACCTACCTGGAttgtttctgctttttttttatataaaaaaaaaatccatcaacATTTCATGCTTTTTCCACAGTAGTTTCTTCAGTGATTTAATTCTCATCACAGCAATGACCACAAACATTCGTACtagttttgaagttaacaaTATTCCCTTATTACAGGTCTAACTCACAGTGATACAtaatcacaaaaatgtacatgtGCTCATATGGTGAATATAGAAAGATAAGCCAACCTAACAAACGTATGTCATGTAAACCAAACTAATGTCGATGAGCAGTAAGGATGGGTCCAACTTTAAATTACACATATACCAatctttaaagatgtaaatcagaCATGCATGAGCAAAagtaaaggcacaaaatgacccaaaatatacaaaaatacaggaaaatgcacaaaaggacaaaaatacgcaaaaaatattccaaaaacatcaaatgacaacaaaaaatacacaaaatgactcatattacacacaaaaacaagaaatgatacaaaattacttcataagatattaaacaataacaacaaaaacacacaaaaagacagaagaatatacaaaattataattaaaaaaaaaaaaaaaacacaaaccctttgttgtttcctgtatttaattctcagattgttcattattctaaatgctgaaaatAACTGTTGATAAaggatcagaaaatcacattttgtggCTCTCATGTGAAAAACCCATCTCTGATGTACACCTTGAGATTTAAAACAAGTTGCAATTCATTTTAAGCTTCCATTATTCAACTGCTCACTTTTAACCTGACATCATTTTACACATAGAATTTCTAGCAACATCAATTCATATCAGCCTTTCCACTCATTGAGAAGATTTTCCAAGCATTTAATTGTCTATGAATCGTGAGCAACGATTAGAGTTGAGGGTTGTTTTACTTTGCATTGTGATGTGTTTTTGAGGAAACATTTCATTCAGGTGTTTTACAAagaaaattaatgaaaaacCTTTTCTGTCTGTGTTATGAAAACCAAATCTTTAATTTCCATATGAGGCGACGACTGAAAGTGTAGCTGTGATGTAAACACTGTgagattttatatttaaaatgtttaaaagtctGACAAAGTATTCCTAATCGCATAATTTATTTCAAAGTATTAAGAATTCATATGTAATGTATTTGTTATGGAAATCCTcctaaaaaagcagaaaaaacaggagtggatttttttttcttgcctgTTTTGATGCTTTTCATTACTCAATAATGTGATAAGGAGGGAACTGAAAGTCTTCTAGTTTTTCACATTCCTcacatttttctgcttttttttgtttttcattaaaaaaaagaaaaaaaacctcatatattgtttgtttatttatttgagcaACATAAAAGACACATTTTATGTACAATACATAACACGTATTGAAAGGAGAAAGTGCTCAGaagaacatacacacacacacacacacacacccgcacaCAAACAGACTGACCAACAATAATTCCAAAAACCGTTTTCATTTTGGAACAGTGTCTCCGTGGAGACGTACGGATCCGATCGACTGTTTTTGAAAGTCGAGCCTGGGTTAATTgaattttttctttgtctgcacatgctgtcgaaggtcaacactacaagaagtacaaacttttaaagacagcaatgcatgttttgttattgtaattaaataaatgagtttatattattgtataattgtgaccatcaccagccctccctaaggaagggtaagaaacactttattatagggaggttataaaaagagaaggcagtgttacaccaaggtgaggggaaGGGAACCggggagagggagtcagggtaggaaatggaaagagtGGAGAAGAGTTTACTGCTTTTTAGTGAAAGTGAGATTTGATGTTAGGCACATAGGACACAACCATCCTATgttcaggtaaagacattaaaactcaaATAGAAACGACGAATGAGGAACtatcaaaaatccaaacatggctcaatgtaaataaactagccctaaacgtcagcaaaacaaaattcatcagttttggaaataaaaaaataacagaaaaaattagACTGAAACTAGACACGGACATaattgaacaagtaaaagaatatagagcactaggagtgtggatagatgagaaactgacctggaaaaagcacatacaagtagtcaaaaacaaaagttgccaaaagcagctactgtacatcctatggaaattacaacaaatactacataccaaatcactgaagacaatctattcttcccttattgggtcacatttaaattactgctctgaaatctggggaaacacctacaaaacgtatcttgaacctttatttaaacttaaaaaaaaaagcaattagaatTCTATACAAAGCACCACataacgcacacacaaacgaactatttgaaaaggccaaatacctaaaactgccagaaataatacactacaataCACAAATTCTCGCATTTAGGGCCTCACTTAAAATactcccatatcaaatacaaaaacgtttcacatacaaacaaactgcttatgtcctagtaatgtgtttatacaagaaaggattaaatctaacattggaaaacacAGCGCTGTAAATAGAGCTATTaacagctggaataaccttgatgcagagacaaaacaagctgcaaacttgacttgatataaagaaaaaactcgaACACATTCTTACGCAAATACGAGATCAACACATCAACGAGATGGAACTTATCAACTGGTCGATGAACGCAATCGACTCAATCTTCACGAACAGAAGATCACAACAACACGAATCTGAACATAACAAGGAACTTCGAAAGAAGATGAACTCTtattttgaactggaggaactcCTTTGCTGGGGGTCAGAAGGGACGTGCAACCCGGCCTGTGAGGCGTCGCCTGTCCGGCCCGACCTCGGTCGCCGCGCAGTGGGAGAGCGCCACCAACGCGGTGAGGAAGGCCGAGCGCCAGGACTCCAGCGGCGGTGCCGGCGGCTCCTCTAGACCATACTCCAGCTCATAGACTGCAGCCACGGCGCGAGCCCAGGCCTTAGGGCCCATCCTTATCTCAAAGTTataggtcaactactgtctgcatacataATCAAAAAACGAAGGGAGGCGGGCCCGACTGACtgtctgttgatttttgcgacaatgctgcggcgcttgtggccgcTAGGGGCGCTTACGTGAATGTTACCGGTCTAGCGCCTTTAGtcgccaaaagttacacagtgtgcctttaaggcTCTAATTTTAGAGAATTTAATGCAAATTCTAAGCTTATTTGGTTTTCGTGGTTATTTTAatgataagtgtgtgtgtatcaatacACCTTGATGGTTTCAAGATGATGTTGCTTTGTCTTTGGTTCTTCTTCCACTTCTTGCCGtaaagatgacatttaaaataaaacaaaacaagagcactcagagagagcAAACCTCCACTAAGTGCATGCAAAACGTGCTCTTAGCCAGGTATATATCTGGATCATTGATTCTGATCATGACaccatgatcatttacactttaaagacttggaCTAAATGTATATcttcattaataatgatacagtaggtccaaatgaaTATGGGCACCCCCAATTTTAATTGGtatttgaggaaccaacctgacataactgagtcaaatgtTATCATAATAtttcctattaaaaaaaattttcatcaatcaaaacaaaaatagttaaaatattTCCTTTCAAAATgatctcatcaattcagaaaagtaagaaaaatgtttatttactgATTTGTTATTTCAGCAAttcataaaaaccaaaaaacatttaaaacaaaaaagagggacattttgttttatttatttatatttatctcaTTCAGAAAAAAACTTCCCCTtcagtgaatgcaataagcttccgTAAAACAACGTCCTGTAGCACAGTTTAACACTCTGTACTCTAATGTGTGACTCACTCAAAGTCAATGAGGCGTTCTAGCGGCTAACTTTAGTGTCTTAGCATGCTCTTTATGCTAATGACCAACAGTGATGAGGGATAAACATTAACTCAGCCTCAGACATGTCCGTCTTAAGGCGtacttaaaaacacataaacatgCACCTGCACACCAACACACCCCATCAGTGATGTCCATTGAGTTCTAAATATAAAAACTATTGCATAAATGTGCCGGAAATGTTCCGACCGCAGCACTGTGTTCATTCATCTAAAGCGTGTTTACCTAATTATTGCATAAGTAATAGTAGGCTGCTCGTGGTGAGTAATTTTGCACGTGATAAGCTGCATATCCATCCACATGTAGCGTACAGACAACAAGTAGTTGGACTGAACCAGTGATGGATGTTTGGCAGCcacggcaacaaaaatacaaatatatggaTTCATTTGGGCTGTTAGAGAAATGAATGAAGGATGCCACATATAAGGCCATCACATACGGGTTTTTACCACGTCAGGCAcaatgtatatgtatgtgtaaaaTATATCAAACTAAATAATGTTCAATGCTATTGCTGTGCAGTGTTACTGGTAGTGAATAAACGCTCCgaccataggcggagtttgagattctcaCCAAGGGGGGCAAAAAATATAACTAAATATGTAGACCGCCTCAAGATTggtgccaaccacaatgtgtgtaacatatactctacaataatgcaaaaattattagtaacataattgataatgttggcAACAAAAGTTTGCGTCAATGTGTCGttcaatgttgtaaattcatggtAAAATCTgctttcatttttgctgcattatcACACATGAAATGCTGgccgcagtgtcgcttcactatTTACATTATGAAGAAGAATTacacagtagaagaagaaccaacctaaagtctcaaaagtttgggatcaTTTCACTGAAAGCTTATActagtatttttaaaattacaagaaatgaattcatatacattttgtactgtcactgtgttttatggcacttaaatatttgtatcttatttacaatatattaagaattgtatttttttgaatgaatttgccaaaactgtaatgaaattttttgacttctGGGGGCTCCTCATGCTCCCGCGAACTCAGCGTATGGCTCCGACATGAAATCCCTGAAGgcaccatatttatttaattaggaATTATTGACATTGTGAAAAGAAACATTGTTACATACGGTTTGTATAAGGAAAATGTGGACTGAACCAATTAAACTCAATCAAGAGGAAGGGCTTAAGCGGGGTACACACTTAAGGGTTTTCTAAATCTGAGGAGATCTGTTACAGAGTCCACACATGAAGATAGAAAATCTTCCTCCAAGCCAAAAATATCACTTGATCCAACGCGATCTAACAACGCAATCTAACAGCGTGATCTATTGCAACTCAGGAATTTTCTGACCTCCAACATGAAAAAGTGACTCCAAACTCCCTGAAGTTGGAGCACCTACTC from Gouania willdenowi chromosome 9, fGouWil2.1, whole genome shotgun sequence encodes:
- the LOC114470035 gene encoding proepiregulin-like, whose product is MGTSRPLALLPLIGVALIWPCVFTKSFSPRLHAADGSSLSAVQSEERHHVVKRSSQPCSDSFDKYCLNKGQCMFLVEVNEHHCKCERGHYGPRCETLELVVQPMGEEQTIAIIFCVCLLIVGVAGALYFCCKWCKKKKFPVQSKRHGYKGVQTA